A portion of the Saccharospirillaceae bacterium genome contains these proteins:
- a CDS encoding SDR family oxidoreductase — protein MSSYQSVFAPGLFKDQVIVITGGGTGIGRCTAHELASLGATVVLMGRREEKLQEVVAEIEADSKESGSGGSYYGRADYRVADIRDEERVIEAIADIVSQHGRIHALVNNAGGQFPSKVEDISKNGFQTVVENNLVGGFVMSREVYKATMKEHGGNVVNITADCNNGFPGMAHTGAARAGMENFTKTAAWEWGRYGVRVNAVAPGIVASSGLTTYDPMTRKKLLMAGEMMPARRLCTEAEVSASIVFLLTPAAAFINGETLHVDGGAQFGSSHMYMPLPRPKENNVELYDGFHRSNLDELLAE, from the coding sequence ATGTCTTCTTATCAGTCAGTATTTGCCCCGGGTTTGTTTAAAGATCAGGTGATTGTGATTACCGGGGGTGGCACTGGTATTGGCCGGTGTACCGCCCATGAGCTGGCCAGCCTGGGGGCCACTGTGGTGCTGATGGGTCGCCGTGAGGAAAAGCTTCAGGAAGTGGTGGCGGAGATCGAAGCAGACAGTAAAGAATCCGGCTCAGGTGGCTCTTATTACGGTCGGGCCGATTACCGGGTTGCTGATATTCGTGATGAAGAGCGGGTGATCGAAGCGATTGCCGATATTGTGTCGCAGCATGGCCGTATTCACGCGCTGGTGAATAATGCCGGTGGTCAGTTCCCATCCAAAGTCGAAGACATCAGTAAAAACGGTTTTCAGACGGTGGTGGAAAACAACCTGGTTGGTGGTTTTGTCATGTCGCGTGAAGTGTACAAAGCAACCATGAAAGAACATGGCGGCAACGTGGTGAACATCACCGCCGACTGTAATAACGGTTTCCCGGGTATGGCTCACACCGGTGCGGCCCGCGCCGGGATGGAAAACTTCACCAAAACCGCGGCCTGGGAGTGGGGCCGTTACGGCGTGCGGGTGAACGCGGTTGCTCCGGGTATTGTCGCTTCCAGTGGCTTAACCACCTACGACCCAATGACCCGCAAAAAACTGTTAATGGCGGGCGAAATGATGCCAGCGCGTCGTTTATGCACCGAAGCGGAAGTGAGTGCTTCCATCGTATTTTTATTAACACCAGCCGCCGCCTTTATTAACGGTGAGACCTTACACGTCGATGGTGGTGCGCAGTTTGGTTCCAGCCATATGTATATGCCGTTACCACGACCCAAAGAAAATAATGTTGAGTTATACGATGGTTTCCATCGTTCTAATCTTGATGAGTTACTTGCAGAATAA